The following are encoded together in the Choristoneura fumiferana chromosome 4, NRCan_CFum_1, whole genome shotgun sequence genome:
- the cactin gene encoding cactin, spliceosome C complex subunit produces MADNCEVVKPRSRSRHHEQRHHRSRERSSGPTNDNSDGKRSSRSKRRRDHREKSTRHESRQRARHRKRRRRSRRETSAESASSCRGEKRSSRSKRRRCHREGLLSPHKSGTTNGNQPPNIRETEKRHATVEMKALSREASASGARAGVGLTPPPQTVAQAVEQQATGSAEALDTTAVASHTHSKQAVDCLVYAIDDRILRSSAMSARLTDPEELFKFLKDFSKESNLRAAKRPSTSASNELICFKCNKPGHRSVNCRSSNIKEVTCYNCKEKGHVSSKCTKPLNKCDNCNIIGHKSADCFRNKSINSNNNNKSSDKKTMFAQSHKPDSKFYKQVLINTSIPIKCYIDFGSDCTLVRQDIVDSHSLPKFDNDLPIIRGFGNNSYTPTGRTKFSLTIGEITADVDAYIVDSSVLTEGLLVGQNFTERPEVVVIKTHERLDILRRDIRTDLAELPNNIEPAVPKVVLRIVTDTSVNGCEFVECKSIEQKDCDVFVEDSSRYQKNMEYCVIGGVYNVHDGDCKIAVYNYSAAPVTLEAGSLFVRANVISALEPPKNLRSITCNRIINQSALVPLAESDINMNPKLSAEQSNALVQLVNKYRVCFAQNLSELGCTDASEMVIELADQTPVVYRPYRLSYTERQTVRDMVTELIQNDIAEESNSPYASPVILVSKKNGGHRLCVDFRALNRKTIKDHYPMPRIEDQLDMLNGNKYYSSLDLASGYYQIPIRKDCRPYTAFITPDGLYQFKKMPFGLANSPAVFQRTINKVLGNSRFNSTLAYMDDILIPGKDFAEQLQRLENAFQLLKEAGLTLNLQKCNFLQEELEYLGYEISEKGVKPGKAKIIAVQRFPTPSNVHEVRQFMGLASYFRKFMKGFALIARPLTDLTKKDCTWCWGTEQEQAFQQLKATLTQRPLLGIYDPTRETQIHTDASKYGLGGILMQRDPITDILRPIAYFSRKTSVEEQNYHAYELETLAVISSFQRFRVYLVGVKFTLVTDCSALRATFSKRDLIPRIARWWIALQEFDFDIQYKPGHTMCHVDALSRNPQPCGSDVSQDPIPTVLRITQEDWLLSLQLEDSEIQRIRKILENKEYSDIKDNYVTKGNKLFRKVGNELKWVVPKTARFQLCRLNHDDIGHFSIDKTLEKIKQDFWFPKMRRFITKYVRSCIECAYSKEPSGPKEGLLHPIHKVDRPFDTVHIDHLGPFVRSAKGHSYLLVLVDGFTKFSLLKPLRNLKSKLTIRALEDIFTTFGYPSRLISDRGTSFTSKEFKKYCDQSKIKHILNAVCTPRANGQVERYNRTILDTLTAYSDKLGERNWDTVLGQLQWGLNNTLNKGIGRAPSEAMFGVRMLSKGDNTFAEILTNTRQTGSLDDIRSQISTHIEKDQMAQKNRYDRRKVKARVYKEGELVKILKPTPGNDGQSKKLLPKFTGPFRVTKVLDNDRYEISSIVGSNITQRKYCNIWAADRIKPWITTQIDSSSDSDSDCSSNDN; encoded by the exons ATGGCAGACAATTGTGAGGTAGTGAAACCCAGAAGCAGGTCCCGTCATCACGAACAAAGACATCACCGTAGCCGAGAACGGTCGTCGGGTCCTACAAACGATAATAGTGATGGGAAACGAAGTTCTCGTTCAAAGCGGCGTCGAGACCACCGAGAAAAGTCTACACGTCACGAATCCAGACAAAGAGCTCGCCACCGGAAACGGAGACGGCGCAGCAGGAGGGAAACTTCCGCGGAGTCTGCATCAAGTTGCCGCGGGGAGAAACGAAGCTCGCGGTCGAAGCGGAGGCGGTGTCATCGTGAGGGTTTACTGTCACCACATAAGTCTGGTACAACCAACGGTAATCAACCACCAAATATAAGAGAAACAGAAAAGCGACATGCGACGGTAGAGATGAAGGCACTTTCACGCGAAGCCTCAGCGTCTGGGGCACGCGCAGGTGTCGGGTTGACGCCGCCGCCGCAGACGGTCGCGCAAGCTGTGGAGCAGCAGGCGACGGGGTCAGCGGAAGCACTGGATACGACAGCGGTAGCTTCACACACTCACA GTAAACAAGCTGTTGATTGTTTAGTGTACGCTATAGATGATAGGATCTTGCGGTCAAGCGCCATGTCAGCGCGATTAACTGATCCCGAGGAgttgtttaagtttttaaagGATTTTAGTAAGGAAAGTAATCTAAGGGCGGCTAAACGACCAAGTACAAGCGCTTCCAATGAACTAATCTGTTTCAAATGTAACAAACCTGGGCACCGTAGCGTTAATTGCCGCAGTTCCAATATCAAGGAGGTAACATGTTATAATTGCAAAGAGAAAGGGCATGTATCAAGCAAATGCACCAAACCTCTCAACAAATGTgataattgtaatattattggtCACAAATCCGCAGATTGTTTCCGCAACAAGTCtattaatagtaataataataacaaaagttCTGATAAAAAGACCATGTTTGCTCAAAGCCATAAGCctgattcaaaattctataaacaGGTCCTTATAAATACTTCAATTCCCATTAAATGCTACATCGACTTTGGAAGCGATTGTACGCTGGTCAGACAAGATATTGTTGACAGTCACTCATTGCCAAAATTTGATAATGACTTGCCAATAATTCGGGGATTTGGTAACAATTCATACACACCTACAGGTCGAACCAAGTTTTCACTAACTATAGGCGAGATTACAGCTGACGTAGATGCATACATTGTTGACTCTTCTGTACTGACTGAAGGATTATTAGTAGGGCAAAACTTTACGGAAAGACCTGAAGTTGTagtaataaaaacacatgaacgACTTGACATACTTAGACGTGACATACGAACAGACCTGGCAGAGTTGCCTAATAACATTGAACCAGCTGTCCCGAAAGTTGTACTTAGAATCGTAACTGATACTAGTGTGAATGGATGTGAGTTTGTAGAATGCAAAAGTATTGAACAAAAGGATTGCGATGTGTTCGTTGAGGATAGTTCACGATATCAGAAAAATATGGAATACTGCGTCATAGGTGGAGTATATAACGTTCATGATGGCGATTGCAAAATCGCTGTTTATAACTATTCAGCAGCACCTGTAACATTGGAAGCTGGTTCATTATTTGTACGTGCTAACGTCATATCGGCTTTAGAACCTCCTAAGAATTTACGTTCAATCACTTGCAACCGCATAATAAACCAGTCTGCTCTTGTTCCTTTAGCGGAGAGTGATATTAACATGAACCCCAAGTTGTCTGCAGAACAATCAAATGCCCTAGTTCAattagttaataaatataggGTATGTTTTGCGCAAAATCTATCAGAGTTAGGGTGTACAGATGCTTCAGAAATGGTCATCGAGCTTGCGGACCAAACACCAGTCGTATACCGACCATACAGGCTTAGTTATACTGAGAGACAGACCGTTAGAGATATGGTGACTGAACTGATACAAAATGACATTGCTGAGGAATCAAACTCTCCATACGCAAGTCCTGTCATATTGGTTTCTAAGAAAAACGGTGGGCACAGACTGTGTGTGGACTTTAGGGCATTAAACCGAAAAACAATTAAGGATCATTATCCAATGCCTAGGATTGAAGATCAGTTAGATATGcttaatggaaataaatattactCTAGCTTAGATCTAGCCAGTGGGTATTACCAAATACCAATTCGTAAAGACTGCAGGCCATATACAGCGTTCATAACTCCTGATGGGCTATATCAATTTAAAAAGATGCCCTTTGGTCTTGCTAATTCTCCGGCAGTGTTTCAGCGCACTATTAATAAAGTATTAGGCAATTCTCGATTTAACTCCACTCTCGCTTATATGGACGATATTTTAATACCCGGAAAAGACTTTGCCGAACAACTACAGAGATTAGAAAACGCGTTTCAGTTGTTAAAGGAAGCCGGACTAactttaaatttacaaaaatgcaATTTCTTGCAGGAAGAGTTAGAATATTTGGGATATGAAATAAGCGAGAAGGGTGTTAAACCAGGGAAAGCGAAAATTATAGCTGTTCAACGTTTTCCGACACCTAGTAACGTACACGAAGTGAGGCAATTTATGGGGCTAGCCAGTTATTTTAGAAAATTTATGAAGGGATTCGCTCTCATTGCCAGACCCTTGACAGATTTGACCAAAAAGGACTGTACCTGGTGTTGGGGAACTGAACAGGAACAGGCTTTTCAACAACTGAAAGCGACCCTTACACAACGACCCTTGTTAGGCATTTACGACCCTACACGGGAAACTCAGATTCATACTGACGCCAGTAAGTATGGATTAGGAGGCATTTTAATGCAACGAGATCCCATCACAGATATCTTGAGACCAATAGCTTACTTTAGCCGTAAAACAAGTGTGGAAGAACAAAACTACCACGCATACGAACTCGAAACGTTGGCAGTAATCAGTTCGTTTCAGCGGTTTCGGGTCTATTTGGTAGGAGTCAAATTCACACTTGTTACGGACTGTAGCGCGTTAAGAGCCACATTCTCTAAGAGGGATCTGATTCCCCGTATAGCACGTTGGTGGATAGCGTTGCAGGAATTCGATTTCGATATTCAGTACAAACCAGGACATACAATGTGCCATGTTGATGCCCTCAGTAGGAACCCTCAGCCTTGTGGATCGGATGTTAGCCAGGACCCGATACCCACTGTATTAAGAATAACTCAGGAAGACTGGCTATTGAGTTTACAACTGGAGGATAGTGAAATTCAGCGTATACGCaaaattttagaaaacaaaGAGTATTCCGATATAAAGGACAATTACGTAACTAAAGGTAACAAATTGTTTAGAAAAGTAGGCAATGAATTAAAGTGGGTGGTGCCAAAAACAGCCAGATTCCAACTTTGCAGGCTTAATCATGACGATATAGGTCATTTTAGTATTGATAAGACGTTAGAGAAAATCAAACAAGATTTTTGGTTCCCTAAAATGAGACGCTTCATTACTAAATACGTTCGTTCATGTATTGAATGCGCGTACAGTAAGGAACCAAGTGGCCCAAAAGAGGGGCTACTGCATCCGATTCACAAAGTTGACAGGCCTTTTGACACGGTTCATATTGACCACTTAGGGCCCTTTGTGCGAAGCGCAAAAGGCCACTCATATCTCCTGGTATTAGTTGACGGGTTCACCAAATTCAGCTTACTCAAACCACTTCGAAACCTGAAGTCCAAGTTAACGATTCGCGCTTTAGAAGACATTTTTACAACGTTTGGTTACCCTAGTAGACTAATTTCGGATCGTGGCACTTCGTTTACTTCTAAGGAATTCAAAAAGTATTGTGATCAATCCAAAATTAAGCACATTCTTAACGCAGTATGTACCCCTCGCGCTAATGGTCAAGTGGAAAGATATAATAGGACCATACTTGACACTTTAACGGCGTATTCAGATAAGTTAGGAGAAAGAAACTGGGACACGGTGTTAGGTCAATTACAGTGGGGTTTAAATAATACGCTTAATAAAGGGATAGGCAGGGCCCCTTCAGAGGCAATGTTTGGAGTCAGAATGCTCAGTAAAGGGGACAATACTTTTGCAGAAATATTAACTAATACGCGACAAACTGGTTCTTTAGATGATATAAGATCACAGATAAGTACACACATTGAGAAAGATCAAATGGCTCAGAAAAATCGTTATGACAGGCGTAAAGTAAAAGCTAGAGTTTACAAAGAAGGGGAACTCGTTAAAATATTGAAACCAACCCCTGGGAATGATGGCCAAAGTAAGAAATTGCTTCCAAAATTTACAGGTCCATTCAGGGTTACTAAAGTCCTCGATAATGACCGATATGAAATATCAAGTATAGTAGGGTCTAATATTACTCAAAGGAAGTATTGCAATATATGGGCGGCAGATCGTATAAAACCTTGGATTACGACTCAAATAGATAGTAGTAGTGACTCTGACTCAGACTGTAGCAGTAATGATAACTGA
- the LOC141427050 gene encoding uncharacterized protein, producing MVIVGSLCAIIEATAAAHGATTLDIPVITEGLVYSIVLIYKLLILSCTQLNKPQYHCFLHILREDFRYVCSTSEGRKYRHRFFKNQLMTWKASLWVMIFTMLIAGGMIVFSIIALLQYLMTRTPGDGSTRPLLFPFWCGDLDSQKTPVYEILFTFSIFALASYAYNYVFMIQTQVVWVNHIATKADLVIWAIQDLLRDVESAMTDEARAHNANLIKYRMKAIVSQHLAMYTLLEAYAGVYKKLLMYEQKLCGPVVCLTAYCTAEKLDEGEFNAIPLLLGIATATLVFIPSYLCTFLAIKVKSICDACWDTAFWNVGPEIRPYFVLIMQRSLRPLPLQAPGFEEISIQTFSGKITSAYSLFNMLRQTNI from the exons ATGGTAATAGTCGGATCACTCTGTGCCATCATCGAGGCCACAGCAGCAGCCCATGGTGCCACCACATTGGATATACCAGTTATAACTGAGGGTCTGGTGTACAGTATTGTGCTGATATACAAACTCCTGATCCTTTCGTGCACGCAACTCAACAAGCCTCAGTATCACTGTTTTCTACATATCCTTCGAGAAGATTTTCGATACGTGTGTTCAACTTCAGAAGGAAGAAAATACAG GCACAGATTTTTCAAGAATCAGCTTATGACATGGAAAGCTAGTTTGTGGGTCATGATATTCACAATGCTTATAGCCGGAGGCATGATCGTCTTTTCAATCATAGCTCTTCTCCAGTACCTGATGACTCGCACGCCCGGTGATGGAAGTACAAGGCCCCTGCTGTTTCCTTTCTGGTGTGGAGACCTCGATTCTCAAAAAACACCTGTATATGAGATTCTTTTTACTTTCTCAATTTTTGCTTTAGCAAGTTATgcgtataattatgtat TTATGATCCAAACTCAAGTTGTATGGGTAAATCATATAGCAACAAAAGCCGATTTAGTAATATGGGCTATCCAAGATCTCTTACGAGATGTTGAATCTGCTATGACCGACGAAGCGAGAGCACACAATGCTAATCTAATTAAATATCGAATGAAAGCAATAGTGTCACAACATCTCGCCATGTACAC TTTGCTGGAGGCTTATGCAGGAGTTTATAAGAAATTATTAATGTACGAGCAAAAACTTTGTGGCCCTGTGGTCTGCTTGACAGCTTACTGTACCGCCGAG AAATTAGACGAGGGAGAGTTTAACGCTATACCCTTATTGCTGGGTATTGCTACGGCCACTCTAGTCTTCATACCGAGTTATTTGTGCACATTTCTTGCCATAAAG GTGAAATCAATCTGCGATGCTTGCTGGGACACTGCATTTTGGAACGTTGGTCCTGAAATACGTCCTTATTTTGTGCTTATCATGCAACGATCGTTGCGCCCGCTCCCGCTCCAAGCTCCAGGCTTTGAAGAGATATCAATTCAAACATTTTCTGGC AAAATTACATCGGCTTATTCATTATTCAATATGCTGCGACAAACTAATATTTAG